A genomic window from Silene latifolia isolate original U9 population chromosome 11, ASM4854445v1, whole genome shotgun sequence includes:
- the LOC141614093 gene encoding uncharacterized protein LOC141614093, whose translation MGLPLFNARLANDMYQPLLDKIKAKVTHWTNHCLRYAGKATLINSVIFGLNNFWGASVLLRKGVVKKITKLCKDFVWGIEEGSRRHVFMGWKSLSKPRQAGGIGIKEVLSWNGAQMVHWLWKLVNRPESIWAKWVHHYILKGTDFCLASTSVSHSWYWNNVVKVKDFLVTREGSQSLATKWILDCTKHGKFKAGMMYELIRDSYDLVHWAPLVFDKAVVPKHSFMGMMALQNSLPTIDNLTLRGLPLVNRCLLCCSQGEDLEHLFFSCPFSSLVWHKISSWLQVPYSADLAQVVNWFQAFLKGKDHISCGKRAGFLATLYYIWNERNARVFKGTMSSSEAICIKIKFVTRCRMY comes from the coding sequence ATGGGTTTACCTCTCTTTAATGCTAGGCTTGCCAATGACATGTACCAACCTCTGCTGGATAAGATTAAGGCCAAGGTTACTCATTGGACTAATCATTGTCTAAGATATGCTGGTAAGGCTACCCTTATTAACTcagtcatttttggactaaataACTTTTGGGGAGCTAGTGTCCTCCTTCGTAAAGGGGTTGTCAAGAAGATTACTAAGCTTTGTAAGGACTTTGTTTGGGGGATTGAAGAGGGCAGTAGGAGGCATGTCTTTATGGGATGGAAATCCCTTTCTAAACCAAGGCAAGCAGGTGGAATTGGAATTAAGGAGGTCCTTAGCTGGAATGGAGCACAAATGGTTCATTGGCTATGGAAACTTGTAAACAGACCTGAGAGTATCTGGGCCAAATGGGTGCACCATTATATTTTGAAGGGTACTGACTTCTGCCTTGCCTCTACCAGTGTTAGCCATTCGTGGTATTGGAACAATGTTGTTAAGGTTAAAGACTTCTTAGTAACCAGGGAAGGTTCTCAGAGTCTTGCTACAAAATGGATTCTGGACTGTACTAAGCATGGGAAATTCAAAGCTGGTATGATGTATGAGCTGATTAGGGATAGCTATGATCTCGTTCACTGGGCTCCTCTTGTCTTTGATAAGGCTGTGGTTCCAAAGCACTCCTTCATGGGCATGATGGCTCTTCAGAATAGCTTACCTACCATTGACAACTTAACCTTGCGTGGATTGCCTCTGGTGAATCGTTGTCTACTTTGCTGCAGCCAGGGTGAGGACTTGGAGCACTTGTTCTTTAGCTGTCCCTTCTCTTCTCTGGTTTGGCATAAGATTTCTTCCTGGTTGCAAGTCCCTTATTCTGCTGACTTGGCTCAGGTGGTTAATTGGTTCCAAGCTTTTCTCAAGGGTAAGGATCATATCTCGTGTGGCAAGCGAGCTGGGTTCCTGGCTACCTTGTACTACATTTGGAATGAGCGTAATGCTCGGGTTTTCAAAGGCACCATGTCTTCCTCTGAGGCTATTTGCATTAAAATCAAATTTGTAACTAGGTGCAGGATGTATTAG